The Podospora bellae-mahoneyi strain CBS 112042 chromosome 7, whole genome shotgun sequence genome includes a window with the following:
- the UGA1 gene encoding 4-aminobutyrate transaminase (COG:E; EggNog:ENOG503NWIR), which translates to MMASRALRGRSSLLRSVPSSATRAAVPLEARRRFSCSTRKMSSFYSSWEPEGPSVKTEIPGPKAKAEIAELNEVFDTRSLNMLTDYYKSAGNYIADPDGNILLDVYAQIASIPVGYNNPSLIKAAQSPQMIQGLINRPALGNFPPHDWADVLKAGILKVAPKGLNQVFTAMAGSDANETAYKAAFMYRRQQERGGAHVEFTEEEVSSAMLNQSPGASQNLSILSFKTGFHGRLFGSLSTTRSKPIHKLDIPAFDWPQATFPKLKYPLDQHVKENEAAEKAALEEVEHLIKNYHIPPCAVVVEPIQSEGGDNHASPAFFRGLREITKRNNVLLIVDEVQTGVGATGKFWAHEHWDLPTPPDMVTFSKKAQTAGYYFGNPELRPNKPYRQFNTWMGDPARALLFKGIIEEIEKFGLVERTAKVGEYLYGKLEQLGEKYPGQVENLRGKGMGTFIAFDSPKRDEFLKRAKGEGVNIGGSGERAVRLRPMLVFEEKHADQLVEALERVIKSLQ; encoded by the exons ATGATGGCATCCAGAGCCCTGAGGGGGCGCAGCTCTCTTCTGCGGTCTGTTCCGTCTTCCGCTACCAGAGCTGCTGTTCCTCTCGAGGCCCGTCGGCGGTTCTCTTGCTCTACCCGCAAGATGTCCTCTTTCTACTCATCATGGGAGCCTGAGGGTCCCTCGGTCAAGACTGAGATCCCCGGCCCCAAGGCCAAAGCCGAGATTGCTGAGCTCAACGAGGTGTTTGACACCCGCAGCTTGAACATGCTGACGGACTACTACAAGAGCGCGGGTAACTACATTGCCGACCCAGATGGAAACATCTTGCTGGATGT CTACGCTCAAATCGCCTCCATCCCTGTAGGctacaacaacccctccctcatcaaaGCAGCCCAATCCCCCCAAATGATCCAAGgcctcatcaaccgcccCGCCCTAGGCAACTTCCCCCCTCACGACTGGGCCGACGTGCTCAAAGCAGGCATCTTGAAAGTAGCCCCCAAAGGTCTCAACCAAGTCTTCACCGCCATGGCAGGCTCCGACGCGAACGAGACCGCCTACAAGGCAGCGTTCATGTACCGCCGCCAGCAAGAGCGCGGCGGCGCCCACGTCGAGTTcacagaggaggaggtctcTTCCGCCATGCTGAACCAATCTCCCGGCGCCTCGCAGaacctctccatcttgtCCTTCAAGACCGGTTTCCACGGCAGATTGTTTGGGTCCCTCTCCACAACGAGATCAAAACCAATCCACAAGCTCGACATACCCGCCTTTGACTGGCCGCAGGCGACGTTTCCCAAGTTGAAGTACCCGCTTGATCAGCACGTCAAGGAGAAtgaggcggcggagaaggccGCGCTAGAGGAGGTGGAGCACCTGATCAAGAACTACCACATCCCCCCTtgcgcggtggtggttgagccGATCCAGTCTGAAGGAGGGGATAACCACGCCTCACCTGCGTTTTTCCGCGGTTTGAGGGAGATTACCAAGAGAAACAATGTTTTGCTGATTGTGGACGAAGTCCAGACTGGCGTGGGAGCAACGGGCAAGTTTTGGGCGCACGAACACTGGGATTTGCCGACGCCTCCGGATATGGTTACCTTTAGCAAGAAGGCGCAGACGGCGGGGTATTACTTCGGGAATCCGGAGCTGAGGCCGAACAAGCCGTATAGGCAGTTTAATACTTGGATGGGGGATCCGGCGAGGGCGTTGCTTTTCAAGGGGATCATTGAGGAGATTGAAAAGTTTGGGCTGGTGGAGCGGACGGCAAAGGTGGGGGAGTATCTTTATGGGAAGCTGGAGCAGTTGGGGGAGAAGTATCCGGGGCAGGTGGAGAAtctgagggggaaggggatggggacGTTTATTGCGTTTGATAGCCCGAAGAGGGATGAGTTTTTGAAGAGggcgaagggggagggggtgaataTTGGGGGGAGCGGGGAGCgggcggtgaggttgaggccgatgttggtgtttgagGAGAAGCATGCTGATCAGTTGGTTGAGGcgctggagagggtgattAAGAGTCTGCAGTAG
- the SET2 gene encoding histone methyltransferase set2 (EggNog:ENOG503NU70; BUSCO:EOG09261B14; COG:K), with protein MGEDARASGPVLEGRIEERPRVNGVRLRKEDSTDSASPNNSKMDSRGTSMSPDDTKSAGETAATPDHASAPKLSRKSSQKPVRSPPTLFDHLPDVTAQACSTFQVINDCLYGSRNMGSSDHDALDCDCTEEWRNDENHACGEDSDCINRATKIECVDGDCNCGPGCQNQRFQRKQYADVSVIKTDKKGFGLRANRNLQPNDFIFEYIGEVINEPTFRNRMIKYDREGIKHFYFMSLTKSEFVDATKKGNLGRFCNHSCNPNCYVDKWVVGEKLRMGIFAGRPIRAGEELVFNYNVDRYGADPQPCYCGEQNCVGFIGGKTQTERATKLSLATIEALGIEDSGDSWDTTVAKKPRRKKVTEDDEDYVNSFQPKSLDEDGVNKVMATLMQCKEKWIAVKLLTRLQATEDEQLRHRVVRMHGYQILKTTLNSYKDDTNVVLQVLDILYDLPRITKNKIADSNIEAAIQPLTTSTHEEVAFQANRLLEEWSKLSTAYRIPRKEKDAAAHATSNPFEERRNMDRDEPHKHANNSLANLNIPTGPRNKVPQRNVGFFNGQRPPRKLPSNLPEGWHVTTDNTGRYYFYDVNGKVQWQRPTAPAVSTPKTSTKAQQGQKAVQDIIDSLTKEITPRHSATHTPQRSSTPTTEPKKEKWRSLSIEKQMKIYENTLFPHVKYVVEKFHGKLPKEDLKKFAREVNKKLVSSDYKNNRVEDPTHISSKQEKKVKKYVRDFFDRAVVKYKEQQKAKGNNKSTDSDKPLASLNDLGDSSAPTPVQDDITPLSQPSSPSSPVGGRKRKRDGDDDDVVEGEEASQSPQDDNMSETPSVKRLKEEDGDGDMIPSPPPPPPPPVDTPLSEEQRAMREQEEELRRENEEAQRMEEENIQNNNHKNGQHMDVDMEEAGGDDDKPPEHREQTGAQEVMSH; from the exons ATGGGGGAAGACGCTCGCGCTTCAGGACCGGTGCTGGAAGGCAGGATTGAGGAAAGGCCGAGGGTCAATGGCGTTAGGTTACGAAAGGAGGATTCGACCGACTCGGCTTCCCCGAACAACTCCAAGATGGATTCGCGAGGCACCAGTATGTCGCCCGACGACACAAAGTCTGCAGGAGAGACTGCAGCGACTCCAGATCACGCCTCTGCCCCGAAGCTGTCTCGCAAGTCGTCTCAGAAACCCGTTCGAAGTCCACCTACCTTATTCGACCACCTGCCAGATGTCACAGCCCAAGCATGCAGCACGTTTCAGGTCATCAACGACTGTCTTTATGGCTCGAGGAATATGGGCTCGTCGGATCACGACGCGCTGGATTGCGACTGTACCGAAGAATGGC GAAATGATGAAAACCACGCTTGTGGTGAGGATTCCGACTGCATCAACCGCGCGACCAAAATTGAGTGCGTAGATGGAGACTGCAACTGCGGGCCGGGCTGTCAAAACCAGCGGTTTCAGCGCAAGCAGTATGCCGATGTTTCGGTCATCAAGACCGACAAGAAGGGGTTCGGCCTGCGGGCGAACCGGAACCTGCAGCCAAACGACTTCATTTTCGAGTACATTGGCGAGGTCATCAATGAGCCGACGTTCCGGAACCGGATGATCAAGTACGACCGCGAGGGCATCAAGCACTTTTACTTCATGTCGCTCACCAAGAGCGAGTTTGTCGATGCCACTAAGAAGGGCAACCTGGGCCGGTTCTGCAACCATTCGTGTAATCCCAACTGTTATGTCGACAagtgggtggtgggcgaGAAGCTGCGCATGGGCATTTTTGCCGGCCGCCCCATCCGCGCCGGTGAGGAGCTTGTGTTCAACTACAATGTCGACCGCTACGGCGCCGACCCCCAGCCATGTTACTGCGGTGAGCAAAACTGCGTCGGCTTCATCGGCGGCAAGACGCAGACAGAGCGTGCGACCAAACTGTCTCTTGCCACGATTGAGGCCCTCGGTATCGAGGACAGTGGCGACAGCTGGGACACCACCGTTGCCAAGAAGCCTCGCAGGAAGAAGGTCaccgaagacgacgaggactATGTCAACAGCTTCCAGCCGAAATCCcttgatgaagatggcgtcAACAAGGTCATGGCCACTCTGATGCAGTGCAAGGAGAAGTGGATTGCTGTCAAGCTGCTTACCCGCCTTCAGGCCACAGAAGACGAGCAGCTTCGCCATAGAGTGGTGAGGATGCACGGCTACCAGATTCTCAAAACAACACTCAACTCGTACAAAGACGACACCAATGTCGTCCTGCAGGTTCTCGATATCCTCTACGACCTGCCGCGcatcaccaagaacaagatcGCCGACTCCAACATCGAGGCAGCCATCCAGCCCCTGACCACTTCGACTCATGAAGAGGTCGCCTTCCAGGCCAACAGACTGCTCGAGGAATGGAGTAAGCTCTCGACAGCGTACCGTATTCCTCGCAAGGAAAAGGATGCCGCAGCTCATGCGACTTCAAACCCATTTGAGGAGCGTCGCAACATGGATCGCGACGAGCCTCACAAGCACGCCAACAACTCCCTGGCCAACCTGAACATTCCGACGGGCCCGCGCAATAAGGTACCGCAAAGGAACGTCGGTTTCTTCAATGGCCAACGTCCACCACGGAAGCTGCCCAGCAATCTGCCCGAGGGCTGGCACGTCACCACGGACAACACAGGCCGGTATTACTTTTATGATGTCAATGGCAAAGTCCAGTGGCAGCGACCCACCGCGCCGGCGGTTTCCACTCCCAAAACTTCGACCAAAGCCCAGCAGGGCCAGAAGGCGGTGCAGGATATCATTGACAGCTTGACTAAGGAGATCACGCCAAGACATTCGGCCACACATACCCCCCAGCGGTCTAGCACCCCGACCACCGAacccaagaaggagaagtggCGTTCTCTCTCAATCGAGAAACAGATGAAGATCTACGAGAACACC CTTTTCCCTCACGTCAAGTACGTGGTCGAGAAATTCCACGGCAAGCTCCCCAAGGAGGACCTCAAGAAGTTTGCCCGCGAAGTCAACAAGAAGCTAGTCTCTTCCGATTACAAGAACAACCGCGTTGAGGACCCCACTCATATCTCCTCCaaacaagagaaaaaggtCAAGAAGTACGTCCGTGACTTTTTTGACCGCGCCGTTGTCAAATATAAGGAACAACAAAAGGCCAAGGGCAACAACAAATCTACCGACTCGGACAAGCCCTTGGCTTCGTTAAATGACCTGGGAGACAGCTCTGCCCCGACACCGGTCCAAGACGACATTACACCCCTTTCTCAACCTAGCTCCCCTAGCTCCCCCGTTGGTGGTCGCAAAAGGAAGCGcgacggtgatgatgatgatgttgttgaaggcgaggaggCTTCTCAGTCACCGCAGGATGATAACATGTCGGAGACGCCTTCGGTGAAGCggctcaaggaggaggatggggatggggacaTGATACCTagtcctccgccgccgccgccgccgccggtggaTACGCCCCTTAGTGAGGAGCAGCGGGCCATgcgggagcaggaggaggagctgaggagggagaacGAGGAGGCgcagaggatggaggaggagaatatTCAGAATAATAACCACAAGAACGGACAGCATATGGATGTTGATAtggaggaggctggtggtgatgatgataagcCGCCTGAGCATAGGGAACAGACGGGAGCACAGGAGGTCATGAGCCACTAG
- the FYV10 gene encoding GID complex subunit containing RING finger motif (BUSCO:EOG09261O7R; COG:S; EggNog:ENOG503NUTP), with the protein MADHGASKINHDNHLLLDQPLLRLPYELLRKNIRSAHYHIEWDTNAVKDLLKETATNSINQKASKQDVVNNLDQMLARMRGLKRKLSTYAEEENRLYRQSTARVAHLRELSDVHTVEDVKYEAWSRQRLDRLVVDYMLRHGYNKSANALAEERHMLGLVDIDTFVAMSKIRQSLENGSVQEALVWCNENKKELRKMQSKLEFELRCQQYIELNRSSCPKLEAINHAKKHIMPFSKTYPTEVSHIAGLLAYRADTPHEPYASLYSSARWKKLADLFTDAHLKLLGLPQFPLLHIALSSGLSALKTPACHSSQQNQSHQGHKSHKSATPGPGQGEEQESRSHGTASLQTSVCPICSTELNALARNVPYAHHSKSHLLEHDLMLLPNGRVYGKAQLDEYAEKSRLAAGEVKDLVTGEKFREDELKKVFIT; encoded by the exons ATGGCCGATCACGGCGCCTCCAAGATTAaccacgacaaccacctcctcctg gaccaacccctcctccgacTTCCATACGAGCTACTACGCAAGAATATCCGATCGGCGCACTATCATATCGAGTGGGATACGAATGCTGTCAAGGATCTGCTCAAAGAGACCGCCACCAACTCCATCAACCAAAAAGCATCCAAACAAGATGTCGTCAACAACCTTGACCAGATGCTGGCTAGAATGCGCGGTCTCAAGAGGAAGCTGAGCACCTATGCCGAAGAGGAAAATCGCTTGTACCGCCAGTCGACCGCCAGGGTCGCACACCTTCGAGAGCTATCCGACGTGCACACCGTCGAAGATGTCAAATACGAAGCCTGGTCACGTCAGCGTCTTGACCGCTTGGTAGTCGACTACATGCTTCGACACGGCTACAACAAGTCCGCCAACGCccttgccgaggagagaCACATGCTCGGGCTAGTCGACATCGATACATTTGTTGCCATGAGCAAGATCCGGCAGTCTCTCGAGAACGGCAGTGTGCAGGAGGCACTCGTTTGGTGCAACGAAAACAAGAAAGAGCTTCGCAAGATGCAGTCGAAGCTCGAGTTTGAGCTACGTTGCCAACAATACATCGAACTCAACCGCAGCTCTTGCCCTAAGCTGGAGGCTATTAACCATGCCAAGAAGCACATTATGCCCTTTAGCAAGACCTACCCAACAGAGGTCAGCCACATCGCTGGCTTATTAGCTTACCGCGCTGACACGCCTCACGAACCCTATGCCTCTCTCTACAGCTCAGCCCGATGGAAAAAGCTTGCCGATTTGTTCACCGACGCCCACCTTAAGCTGCTCGGCCTTCCTCAGTTTCCGCTTTTGCACATTGCTTTGTCGTCTGGCCTTTCAGCCCTCAAAACGCCAGCTTgccacagcagccaacagAACCAGAGCCACCAAGGGCACAAATCACACAAGTCAGCTACGCCGGGTCCGGGGCAAGGCGAGGAGCAAGAATCACGAAGTCATGGCACGGCAAGTCTACAAACGAGCGTCTGCCCAATCTGCTCGACTGAGCTCAACGCCCTGGCTCGTAACGTACCATATGCCCATCACAGCAAGAGTCATTTGCTGGAACATGacttgatgctgctgccaaacGGGAGGGTGTATGGCAAGGCGCAGCTCGACGAATATGCGGAAAAGTCACGGCTAGCCGCGGGAGAGGTCAAGGACCTGGTAACGGGAGAGAAGTTTAGGGAGGatgagttgaagaaggttTTCATCACTTGA
- the CBF1 gene encoding basic helix-loop-helix protein (BUSCO:EOG09263P17; EggNog:ENOG503P143; COG:K), whose product MAATVGIEQQHTDLSEITTSPGHKRKRNTESISPDSRRNKRPAPPATMNVTDSEAQAFLENTAVSIAQAAHDQVNVDDFSVLAQATADHAEEPGDANNATSTAAAALNMYPSLHVPQPTEETFVNQQTSEPQHDENAYNMSGPHPDGLPAMPRAVNMHPQLQNGVQQVQQVQQVQQVPQEQRYTPASNPKPAVGSEEWHKMRKDNHKEVERRRRETINEGINELAKIVPGCEKNKGSILQRAVSFITQLKENETQNIEKWTLEKLLTEQAIAELSQSNDKLKFELDRALRELELWKSVAQNAGLKIPQNDERNASS is encoded by the exons ATGGCCGCGACAGTAGGAATCGAGCAACAACACACTGATCTCAGCGAGATCACTACTTCTCCTGGTCACAAGCGGAAGCGGAATACCGAGTCGATATCTCCAGACTCGCGCCGTAACAAACGACCAGCACCGCCTGCCACCATGAATGTCACCGACTCGGAGGCCCAGGCCTTCCTCGAGAACACGGCGGTGAGCATCGCCCAAGCCGCACACGACCAGGTCAATGTGGATGACTTCAGTGTGCTCGCTCAAGCGACTGCAGATCATGCCGAAGAGCCCGGCGATGCCAACAATGCTACTagcactgctgctgccgctctGAACATGTACCCTTCTTTGCATGTTCCGCAACCCACGGAAGAAACCTTTGTCAACCAGCAGACTTCGGAACCTCAGCATGACGAGAATGCCTACAACATGTCCGGCCCCCACCCGGATGGCCTTCCCGCTATGCCACGCGCGGTAAACATGCACCCACAGTTGCAGAACGGTGTCCAGCAGGTGCAGCAAGTACAACAGGTTCAACAGGTTCCGCAGGAGCAGCGCTACACTCCTgcctccaaccccaagccgGCCGTCGGATCAGAAGAATGGCACAAGATGCGTAAGGACAATCATAAAGAAG TGGAACGTCGCCGTCGTGAGACGATCAACGAGGGCATCAacgagctggccaagattgtGCCCGGATGCGAAAAGAATAAGGGCTCTATCCTTCAACGGGCAGTCTCATTCATCACCCAGCTCAAAGAGAACGAAACTCAAAACATTGAGAAATGGACtctggagaagctgctcaCAGAACAGGCCATCGCCGAGCTCAGCCAGTCGAACGATAAGCTCAAGTTTGAACTCGACCGCGCCCTTCGGGAACTGGAATTATGGAAGAGCGTAGCACAAAATGCCGGTCTCAAGATCCCACAGAATGACGAACGCAACGCCAGCAGTTAG
- a CDS encoding hypothetical protein (EggNog:ENOG503P7WR; COG:S), whose product MYPTRILRSALPQLGDEKPNITGFSMKKFLANTKKPRYDPWERNEAWRYTGRFSRFNRYRNALPGFGTAVVAFTAYCVYEQLFLKKDEHHHGEEHH is encoded by the exons ATGTATCCCACAAG AATACTCCGCTccgccctcccccagcttGGGGACGAGAAGCCAAACATCACCGGCTTCTCCATGAAGAAGTTCCTCGCCAATACAAAGAAGCCCCGTTACGACCCCTGGGAGAGAAA TGAGGCTTGGCGATACACCGGCCGCTTCAGCCGATTCAACAGATACAGGAACGCCCTCCCCGGGTTCGGTACTGCCGTCGTCGCTTTCACAGCCTACTGCGTCTACGAGCAGCtcttcttgaagaaggatgagcaccaccacggcgAGGAGCACCACTGA
- a CDS encoding hypothetical protein (EggNog:ENOG503P4RN), producing MLSDDNPVSSSPQPPRSGQTVHPILPAQQAAAVPEARALRGSSAGSSQDNGYGSPRQELKRRATVTPNPPPPPSPPASAHQQQSSPFSFIAPKPSLPPFSEYHSGYSDADLEESSSTCLSPSPFGPPHNKHLHRRQQSFPNLFPLALWNQSRTPSPTRKKTHHQRFPSEQMPYTGEGRIRQRAESPQSGLAGWLSGTAAGSALGMTPNSSIDDRTNNNDSSTTPTTGGSDKKQISEAPDTMTPTRPPPKRSSIPPPPTPKTAITTPAGGGGGGGTMTSRFMSAFTSRFTAPTTPTTSTVEAADELLTLNIETALFPPSSTPGNETFSPAAFKNFQANAIGLLTKYQTAYKSQSGTIHNLRQEHSAQKDELEEAETRAKHLKFQLENMAKELAEQQHKVRALTEELQHERERSKAPSVVLSEDLGVDQIRHHKRRSGESWSVDDDEEVESAESESVFSSRCRSPVPETPVQGGFPGGNSKLATPTTSSTTPRQQTQQPKPVTMNAFQKIFRGVVAAGEEGGCRNCKGQDASVAWDTVGLLRDENRQLKTRVGELEGVVEGALDLVNGIGM from the coding sequence ATGCTAAGCGACGACAACCCTGTTTCGTCctccccacaacctcccagGTCTGGCCAGACTGTTCATCCTATCCTTCCTGCtcaacaagcagcagccGTGCCAGAAGCCCGCGCCTTACGAGGATCATCTGCTGGCAGTAGCCAGGATAATGGATACGGCTCTCCACGCCAGGAGCTTAAGCGGCGCGCGACGGTAAcaccaaatccaccaccaccaccatcaccaccagcatcggcgcaccagcagcagtccTCGCCCTTTAGCTTTATCGCGCCGAAGCCATCTCTTCCGCCCTTCTCGGAATATCACAGCGGGTATTCTGATGCCGACCTCGAagaatcctcctccacctgtcTATCACCGTCACCCTTTGGGCCACCACATAATAAACATCTACACCGCCGGCAGCAGTCATTCCCCAACTTGTTCCCCCTGGCACTGTGGAACCAAAGCCGGACCCCTTccccgacgaggaagaagacgcaCCATCAACGATTTCCGTCTGAACAAATGCCATACACAGGAGAAGGGAGGATACGCCAAAGGGCGGAAAGCCCACAATCAGGCCTGGCAGGGTGGTTAAgtggaacagcagcagggtcAGCTCTGGGGATGACCCCGAACAGCAGCATTGATGACCggaccaacaacaacgactccagcaccaccccgaCAACGGGTGGCAGTGATAAAAAACAAATTTCTGAAGCCCCTGACACGATGACACCCACCCGTCCCCCCCCTAAACGATCATCgatcccaccacctcccaccccaaaaacagccatcaccactcccgcaggaggaggaggaggaggagggactATGACATCGCGGTTCATGTCGGCTTTTACATCCCGCTTCACAGCCCCAACCACACCGACAACCTCGACAGTGGAAGCCGCTGACGAGCTGTTGACGCTCAACATTGAAACCGCCTTgtttcccccttcctccaccccagGAAACGAAACATTCTCCCCGGCCGCCTTTAAAAACTTTCAAGCCAACGCTATCGGGTTGCTGACTAAATACCAAACCGCCTACAAATCCCAATCAGGCACAATCCACAACCTACGTCAGGAACACTCCGCCCAGAAAGACGAGCTGGAAGAGGCGGAAACAAGGGCGAAGCACCTGAAATTTCAACTGGAAAACATGGCCAAGGAGCTGgcggagcagcagcacaagGTTCGGGCATTAACTGAAGAACTCCAGCACGAAAGGGAGAGGAGTAAAGCCCCCTCTGTGGTATTATCTGAAGATCTCGGTGTTGACCAAATCCGGCATCATAAGCGCCGCAGCGGCGAGAGCTGGTcagtggatgatgatgaggaggtggagagcgCGGAGAGTGAAAGTGTGTTTAGCAGTAGGTGTAGGAGCCCGGTGCCGGAGACGCCTGTACAGGGGGGGTTTCCCGGGGGGAATAGTAAGTTGGCCACGCCAACGACTAGCAGCACGACGCCGAGACAACAGACGCAGCAGCCGAAGCCGGTGACGATGAATGCCTTTCAAAAGATTtttaggggggtggtggcggccggggaggaaggggggtgtaGGAACTGCAAGGGGCAGGATGCGAGTGTGGCTTGGGATACGGTTGGCTTGCTGAGGGATGAGAATAGACAGCTCAAGACACgggtgggggagctggagggggtggtggagggggcatTGGATTTGGTTAATGGGATTGGCATGTGA
- the POP2 gene encoding CCR4-NOT core DEDD RNase subunit (COG:A; EggNog:ENOG503NXJE; BUSCO:EOG09262K67), which translates to MPPPNNMNRFQGGPNTMYHQQQYQTHAPQTSGHPPPLGGNPAYLNQLSAAGNPFGATSNLMGLAGGMGAAAGGFNAETGLASHAARMGFHSGAMQQAQAQQQQVLQQQQQHLQAQQHGQHPALHPAQHTPQQSHALEHTTRAAQNKGRIREVWKHNLEEEFEILRDLIQTHKYVAMDTEFPGVVSRPMGGFRGKSDYHYQCLRTNVDMLSVIQIGIALFNEDGEQPTSVDPSSQWSNPRRTGTQAPLPFAWQFNFKFSLEDDMYNETSIESLQHAGIDFKRMEQDGIDPFKFAALLIPSGLVLEDDVYWISFHGGYDFGYLTKLLMPKNLPGDEGDFDEEMKRWFPATYDVKHLMKHAIKLQNSGQLEVRDPGVVDILTKFEQKAGLEHIAETLKIKRVGSAHQAGSDSLLTGRVFFELRKRIFNGHIPEEHLGKVWGLGVPDYSIGAQQFNSGQQQSTANKSNNADGSAANGATPSTPNTNNVGLVNNTTPAPASHQTNGVNNQSNSNNAAVGSSGGNAAQSVGGGMGPMTPGGGGGVFGAFAFGGGNTNSAR; encoded by the exons ATgccccccccaaacaacatGAACCGCTTTCAAGGCGGGCCGAACACCATGTACCATCAGCAGCAATATCAGACACACGCACCTCAAACCTCGGGCCACCCACCGCCACTGGGTGGAAACCCTGCTTATCTCAACCAACTGTCTGCCGCTGGCAATCCTTTTGGAGCGACCAGCAACCTGATGGGCCTTGCCGGTGGAATGGGTGCCGCTGCTGGCGGCTTCAATGCCGAAACCGGCCTCGCAAGCCATGCCGCACGAATGGGCTTCCATAGCGGGGCAATGCAGCAGGCGcaagctcaacagcaacaggttctgcagcagcagcagcaacacctgCAGGCAcaacaacatggccaacacCCCGCTCTCCATCCTGCCCAACACACTCCACAACAAAGCCATGCCTTGGAACACACAACGCGGGCGGCCCAGAACAAGGGAAGGATACGGGAGGTGTGGAAGCACAatctggaggaggagtttgagattCTGCGAGATCTGATACAGACACATAAATATGTGGCTATG GACACGGAATTTCCGGGTGTTGTATCGAGGCCAATGGGCGGATTTAGGGGGAAAAGCGATTACCATTACCAATGCCTGCGGACAAACGTCGATATGCTCAGCGTTATTCAGATCGGAATCGCGCTTTTCAACGAGGATGGTGAACAACCAACTTCCGTAGACCCATCGTCCCAATGGTCAAATCCTAGGAGGACAGGCACTCAAGCGCCACTGCCTTTCGCCTGGCAATTCAACTTCAAATTCTCTCTTGAGGACGACATGTACAACGAGACCTCGATTGAATCACTCCAGCATGCCGGTATCGATTTTAAGCGAATGGAGCAGGACGGCATCGATCCTTTCAAGTTCGCTGCGCTCTTGATACCATCTGGCCTAGTTCTTGAGGATGATGTATATTGGATCAGCTTTCACGGCGGATATGACTTCGGTTACCTGACCAAGCTCTTGATGCCCAAGAACCTTCCCGGCGACGAGggcgactttgacgaggagatgAAAAGGTGGTTTCCTGCCACGTATGATGTGAAGCACCTGATGAAGCATGCCATCAAACTTCAGAATAGCGGCCAGCTTGAAGTCCGGGACCCTGGTGTGGTCGATATTCTGACAAAGTTCGAGCAGAAGGCCGGCCTCGAACACATTGCCGAGACACTCAAGATCAAGCGAGTAGGCAGCGCCCACCAGGCTGGGTCGGACAGCTTGCTCACTGGGCGAGTATTCTTTGAGTTGCGAAAGCGCATCTTCAACGGCCACATTCCGGAAGAACATCTGGGCAAAGTGTGGGGATTGGGTGTGCCAGACTATTCCATCGGTGCGCAGCAGTTCAACAGCGGGCAACAGCAGTCCACGGccaacaagagcaacaaTGCCGATGGCTCCGCTGCGAATGGTGCTACCCCAAGCACGCCCAACACAAACAATGTTGGACtagtcaacaacaccacgccGGCCCCAGCATCTCATCAAACCAATGGTGTGAACAACCAGTCAAACAGTAACAATGCTGCTGTCGGGTCTTCTGGCGGAAATGCCGCCCAGAGCGTGGGTGGAGGCATGGGTCCAATGACacctggaggaggaggaggagtgttTGGGGCGTTTGCTTTTGGCGGCGGAAATACCAACAGCGCTAGATAG